Part of the Sinorhizobium terangae genome is shown below.
CTCGCCGGCGGAGCCGATCGTCCGCAGCTTGAGGGCGTAGCGATCGCGGGGCCGATCGACGGCCTTGAGCAGCCGAAGCGCAGTCGGCGGGATGAAGGCATTGCGCACATCCATCTCTTCCATGATCCGGAAGGCCATAAGCGGGTCGAATTTCTGCGCCGGCGACGAAACCACCGGTACGCCCAGCAGCAGGGACGGCAGCAGCGTGTTCAGAAGCCCCCCGGCCCAGGCCCAGTCGGCCGGGGTCCACATCCGGTCGCCCGGTTGCGGCAGGAAATGATGATGGAACTGGAATCCCGGCAGATGGCCGAGCAGGACGCGATGACCGTGGAGCGCCCCCTTCGGAGGTCCGGTCGTTCCGGAGGTATAGATCATCAGCGCCGGATCATCCGGCGTCGTATCGGCGGCAGCAAAACGCCTCTCGCTGTTTGCGAGCCGGTCGAAACGGACCGTGGCTGGCTCGTCCTCCTCTTCCGCCAGTACCACGAGACCGAGTTCCGGCAGTTTGTCCCGGATCCCCGCAAGCCGCTCGTAGCCGAACCGGTTGGTGACGATGGCGGTCGCAGCAGCATCCAGCAGGCGATATTCGAGCGCATCGACGCCGAACAGCAAGGCGAGCGGCAAGGCAATCGCGCCGAGCTTGTAGATCGCAACATGCGCGATTGCCGCCTCGAAACCCTGCGGCAGGAAGATCGCGACGCGGTCGCCGCGCTTGATGCCGTGGTCCGCCAATCCGGCAGCAAAGGCCGACGAGCGCGCCGCGAACGCGCCATAGGTCAGAGACAGATGCGCGCCATCAGGTCTGAAATGCTGGAGGCAGACACGCTCCGGCTCCCGCTCCGCCCAGGCATCGCTGACCGCAACGCCGATGTTGAACTTCTCCGGAATCCGCCAGCGGAAATCGCGATAAAGTTCGTCGTAGTTTTCGATTTTCGGGAGCATGGCCGCAACAGAATTGTTGCAATGCAGTTAACATTTCTGCTTGGGCGAGTTCAATGGGTGCTCAAGAGGGCGCAACGAAGCTCGCGCTGTCCCTTGATCGCAATTTTGCAAGAACGGACTCGCGCGGATGAGCCTTGAGTGAGTGAGCCGCGGTGCCAAGATGCGTCACGTCGCGATCATGAACAAAGGGAACACACCGCTATGAGCAGTTCGGATACTCGATCGTTCAATCACACGCGCCGCCGTCTCGTTGCGCTTTCTGGCCTGGCAGCAGCGGCCGTAACCGCATTCGGCACACCCGGTCGCGCCGAGGGAAGTGGCGGACAAAAATCCGCAAAAGGCATGGGCATGCCGTGGGAAGACGAATATGGATATGCGCAATCCGTAAAGGTCGGCGACACCATCCACCTCTCCGGCCAATTAAGCCACAACGACAGCGGAGAAATAATCGCCCCGGCGCCCATCGACGCGAACGGAAAAGTTACGGACTTCTCGAATATGGGAGCTCAGATGGAGCAGGCCTATGCCAACTGCGCGAAGCTGCTGGCGCAGTACGGGTTGACCATGGAAAGTGTGGTGCAGGAAGTTATATACGTGCTGGACATGGATGCAGCCTTCAAGGTGGCTGGCCCGGTGCGAAAAAAAGCATTTGGCTCTCAAAAGCCCGCTGTCGCTAGCACTATTCTCGTTACTCCCCGCTTGGCCTTCCCGAGCCAATTGATCGAAATTAGCATGATGGCCGTCGCTTAGCGCCAAGGCTCCCAGTAGCCGGCGCGCGCCCGTTGCAGGAAAAGCTTGCGCGCGCCGCGATCACGCCCGCCACTCCGAGATGAGGATGCGCTGCTCCGCGTGGAGCAGTCTCTGCGACCTTCATAAGTGACCGCAACGGGCTTGCATCTGAAACTCCTCGCGGCGAACAATGCGCCCAATTGTGTAAGCGCGTGAGAAATCGATGCAGGACGATCATCTGTCTTGGGATGACCTGAGGCTGCTGAAGGCGGTCGCGGAGGGCGGAAGTGTAGCGAGAGGCGCACATGCGCTCGGCATAGACAATTCAACCGGGTTTCGTCGCATAGCGCGCCTTGAGGCCTCGCTCGGGGTAAAACTCTTTGAAAGGCATCGAAAGGGTTACGAACTCACTCAGGAAGGTGCCGAGATATTCGCGTTGTCGATGCGCATGCAGCGAGATGTCCAAGCCACGTCGCTAAAGATCGCGGGTGCCGACCAGAGCCCCGTTGGTCATATTCGGATTGCCACCAACGACACCATCATGTCGCGCTTTTTAGCCGGCATTTTTGCGTCCTTTCAATCCAGGTTCCCCGGAATGTCGCTGGAGGTGGTGACGGGCAACGTCTCATTGAATCTGTCGCAAAGGGACTGCGATGTGGCCATAAGAGCCACAAACAGGCCACCCGAGAATCTGGTCGGTAGACGGCTGGCAACAATTGGATGGGCGCCGTACAGACGCGTTTCAGAATCGCACGGAGCGGAAGATCCCTTCGAGGGGCGGTGGATCAGTTTCGCAGGTGAGCTCAGTGACTTGGCTGCGGCACGCTATTTGGCCACGAGGGTCGCGCCCCACCAGATAGCCTTTAGCGCGAATTCAACGGAAGCAGTTTTCGCTGCCGTTTGCGCGGGAATTGGGGCGGCGTATCTGCCGTGTTACCTTGGCGACAACACGCCCGACCTGGAGCGCCTGACGCCACCGGAGGGTTCCTTGGCGAGCGCGTTGTGGATCTTGACGCACCCGGAACTGAAGAGGGCCAAACGAGTACGGCAGTTCATCGATCACTGTGTCGGTGCACTTTTGCCGCTCCGCGCCACCATGGAGGGTTTGCCCGGGAGATAGTGGACACACTGTTTTGAATGGTGGTGCCCCATGCCGGGGTCGAACCAGCACTCCTTTCGGAACTCGATTTTGAGTCGAGCGCGTCTACCAATTCCGCCAATGGGGCTCAGGCTGTGATGTCAGCGGATTGCGATTTACACGATCGATTTCGCGCCGGTCAACCGCGAAAATGCATTTCGCCATCCGGCGATCACAAAAGCGTGCAGGCTGTGTGTCTTGCGGGCAATTTACAGCGCCGCCAATCCTTCTTAAGAAGGCGTCGTGATTATACGTCCGGCGCCGCAGCGCCCACCCTGTCGCTCGACCGCGAGGTATCCATGACCGCAGTTTCCGTCGTCCAACGCCAGCATCTTGTTGGCGCCGTTCTTGTCACGCTCGGCATGGCGGCGACGGTCGGCGGCGCGCTCGGCTTCGAGCACATTGGCGGCTATATCCCCTGTGCGCTTTGCCTGCTGCAGCGCAATCCCTATTACTACGGCATTCCGCTCGGCCTTCTGGCAATCGTTTCGAGC
Proteins encoded:
- a CDS encoding AMP-binding protein gives rise to the protein MLPKIENYDELYRDFRWRIPEKFNIGVAVSDAWAEREPERVCLQHFRPDGAHLSLTYGAFAARSSAFAAGLADHGIKRGDRVAIFLPQGFEAAIAHVAIYKLGAIALPLALLFGVDALEYRLLDAAATAIVTNRFGYERLAGIRDKLPELGLVVLAEEEDEPATVRFDRLANSERRFAAADTTPDDPALMIYTSGTTGPPKGALHGHRVLLGHLPGFQFHHHFLPQPGDRMWTPADWAWAGGLLNTLLPSLLLGVPVVSSPAQKFDPLMAFRIMEEMDVRNAFIPPTALRLLKAVDRPRDRYALKLRTIGSAGEALGRETFEWAKAALGIDVSEFYGQTECNIVISSAADLGVLKPGSMGKAAPGHRVAIIDGEGRVLPPGTVGQVAVQRPDPVMFLGYWRNERATEAKFIGDWMTTGDQGVMDAEGYFTFFGRDDDVITSSGYRIGPGEIEDCLAGHPDVQMAAVVGKPDPLRTEIVKAYVVLRPGAPADEEVAAGIRDWVKTRLSMHEYPREIEFVDSLPLTTSGKVIRRLLRDRAAAEALRE
- a CDS encoding Rid family hydrolase, whose amino-acid sequence is MSSSDTRSFNHTRRRLVALSGLAAAAVTAFGTPGRAEGSGGQKSAKGMGMPWEDEYGYAQSVKVGDTIHLSGQLSHNDSGEIIAPAPIDANGKVTDFSNMGAQMEQAYANCAKLLAQYGLTMESVVQEVIYVLDMDAAFKVAGPVRKKAFGSQKPAVASTILVTPRLAFPSQLIEISMMAVA
- a CDS encoding LysR family transcriptional regulator, producing the protein MQDDHLSWDDLRLLKAVAEGGSVARGAHALGIDNSTGFRRIARLEASLGVKLFERHRKGYELTQEGAEIFALSMRMQRDVQATSLKIAGADQSPVGHIRIATNDTIMSRFLAGIFASFQSRFPGMSLEVVTGNVSLNLSQRDCDVAIRATNRPPENLVGRRLATIGWAPYRRVSESHGAEDPFEGRWISFAGELSDLAAARYLATRVAPHQIAFSANSTEAVFAAVCAGIGAAYLPCYLGDNTPDLERLTPPEGSLASALWILTHPELKRAKRVRQFIDHCVGALLPLRATMEGLPGR